Proteins co-encoded in one Opitutus terrae PB90-1 genomic window:
- the lipA gene encoding lipoyl synthase translates to METQRKPSWLRAKLPGGPGYAATRRLVDHNHLHTVCQSAQCPNLGECWARGTATVMILGNICTRSCNFCAIATGRPTELDLGEPARVADAVAKMNLRHCVITSVARDELADGGASVWAATIRAIRYKNPHTAIEVLTPDFKGNTAHIDIVLDAKPDIFNHNLETVERLQKPVRVQARYERSRSVVRHAKSRGFTTKTGIMLGLGETKEEIEQTLRDIASDKTDIVTIGQYLQPTAKHLPVARWAPPEEFVHWKEFGLSLGIGVVESGALVRSSYHADEQSVKFTGAHHLNTQNALAAS, encoded by the coding sequence ATGGAAACCCAGCGCAAACCTTCGTGGCTTCGGGCCAAGCTGCCCGGCGGACCCGGCTACGCCGCCACCCGCCGGCTGGTGGACCACAATCACCTGCACACTGTCTGCCAGAGCGCGCAGTGCCCGAACCTCGGCGAATGCTGGGCCCGCGGCACGGCGACGGTCATGATCTTGGGCAACATCTGCACGCGGTCGTGCAACTTCTGCGCGATCGCGACCGGCCGGCCTACCGAGCTCGACCTGGGGGAACCGGCGCGCGTCGCCGACGCCGTCGCCAAGATGAACCTGCGGCATTGCGTAATCACGAGCGTCGCCCGGGACGAGCTCGCCGACGGCGGCGCCAGCGTCTGGGCCGCGACGATCCGCGCGATCCGCTACAAGAATCCGCACACCGCGATCGAGGTGCTGACGCCCGACTTCAAGGGCAATACGGCGCACATCGACATCGTGCTCGATGCGAAGCCCGACATCTTCAACCACAATCTGGAAACGGTGGAGCGGCTGCAGAAGCCGGTGCGCGTGCAGGCGCGTTACGAGCGCTCCCGCAGCGTGGTCCGCCACGCGAAGAGCCGCGGATTCACCACCAAGACCGGGATCATGCTCGGGCTCGGCGAAACGAAGGAAGAGATCGAGCAGACGCTCCGCGATATCGCTTCCGACAAGACCGACATCGTGACGATCGGCCAGTATTTGCAACCGACGGCGAAGCACCTACCCGTCGCGCGCTGGGCGCCGCCCGAAGAGTTCGTTCACTGGAAGGAATTCGGGCTGTCGCTCGGGATCGGCGTCGTCGAAAGCGGCGCGCTGGTGCGCTCGAGCTATCACGCGGACGAGCAGTCGGTGAAGTTCACGGGAGCGCACCATTTGAATACGCAGAACGCGTTGGCAGCGTCGTAA
- a CDS encoding AMP nucleosidase codes for MKSRQEIVENWLPRYTGVPLKQFGDYILLTNFDRYVSLFAQWHHVPVRGKDKPMSSATAGKITIINFGMGSATAATVMDLLSAIKPKAVLFLGKCGGVKHRAEVGGFILPIAAVRGEGTSNDYFPPEVPALPAFALQKAISTTIREHGHDYWTGTIYTTNRRVWEHDDEFKAYLKKIHVMAVDMETATIFTTGFYNEIPTGALLLVSDQPMTPEGVKTAKSDVLVDEKYVSDHIRIGIDSLKQLINRGLTVKHLKF; via the coding sequence ATGAAGTCCCGCCAAGAAATCGTCGAAAACTGGCTGCCCCGCTACACCGGCGTGCCGCTGAAACAGTTCGGCGATTACATCCTGCTCACCAACTTCGACCGCTACGTGAGCTTGTTCGCGCAGTGGCATCACGTGCCAGTTCGCGGCAAGGACAAGCCGATGAGCAGCGCGACGGCCGGCAAGATCACGATCATCAACTTCGGCATGGGCAGCGCCACGGCCGCGACGGTGATGGACCTGCTCAGCGCGATCAAACCGAAGGCGGTGCTCTTTCTGGGCAAATGCGGCGGCGTGAAGCACCGTGCCGAGGTCGGCGGTTTCATCCTACCGATCGCAGCGGTCCGCGGCGAGGGCACGAGCAACGACTATTTCCCGCCGGAGGTGCCCGCGCTGCCCGCGTTCGCACTGCAGAAGGCGATCTCCACCACGATTCGCGAACACGGCCACGACTACTGGACCGGCACGATCTACACGACCAACCGCCGTGTCTGGGAGCACGACGACGAGTTCAAGGCCTACCTCAAGAAGATCCACGTCATGGCCGTCGACATGGAAACCGCGACGATCTTCACCACCGGCTTCTACAACGAGATCCCGACGGGCGCGCTGCTGCTGGTGTCGGATCAGCCGATGACACCCGAAGGCGTGAAGACCGCGAAGAGCGACGTGCTGGTGGATGAGAAATACGTCTCCGATCACATCCGGATCGGCATCGATTCGCTGAAGCAGCTCATCAACCGCGGGCTGACGGTGAAGCATTTGAAGTTCTGA